In one window of Gadus chalcogrammus isolate NIFS_2021 chromosome 12, NIFS_Gcha_1.0, whole genome shotgun sequence DNA:
- the mindy4 gene encoding probable ubiquitin carboxyl-terminal hydrolase MINDY-4 — protein sequence MVVSVEEVASSLVREFLSRKGLKRTIACMDEESPRTAASISNRSDLRRVLQVEGLYSNNKALNSPLKTLLEIIVKSHIEGPTDDLVSLQGDPLHTSRSRTNLNTLTHGDRSNPQYHTEEVPKTHLNQRSVRRDNGSLRDTPVSGSPSPRQSSPPDEDSDPAKQQPPGAYLRDNVSFPRRETAANENALKNRAHRSRRGVLGGPIANTPQDPHKRRPSTRAGLPPSAGGRESGPSEHPGLSKGSARRTPRGGSPPDPGESSAAGLLRDQQQRQGPAEGRRSPGTHDGVQIRRPKPSTDLTMDSSQSSEMVLDDFDYDEDFQDVSRVSLSQMDLSQVSLQPGSLPQHSHKSSRMDVQTATALKEVLLGSGSRCFSPEWRNQGFGFSESPDLRYGIVQRKGGPCGVLASVQACVLQKLLFDDPNPASEELGRLRPSDAVRRRCLVLAVSEMLWRAGEHKTATLAITSGRSHFVPSGHYKSEGLLEKVTCFTADNLNALQWLLEEHIQQFESGSFGCLLFCVSAVLSRSIAKVREDMDVSSNTLIGAHGYCTQELVNLLLCGQAASNVFDGQVQLDSTLLKGVTQRCSIGLLSLFEHHNICQVGSHMKTPLFPIWVVCSESHFSTLFGLQRELATNQDGRSRGPREFDLYYYDGLANQQQEIRLSVSLGWAAAFQEDNDPELTPPLEQCIRTKWKDAIVRWNDTEPIL from the exons ATGGTCGTGTCGGTGGAAGAAGTAGCCTCGTCCCTGGTGCGAGAATTTCTAAGTCGCAAG ggTCTGAAGAGGACCATCGCCTGCATGGATGAGGAGTCTCCCCGCACGGCGGCCAGCATCAGCAACAGGTCCGACCTGAGACGGGTCCTCCAGGTTGAGGGTCTCTACAGTAACAACAAG GCTCTGAATAGCCCCCTTAAAACCTTGCTGGAGATTATAGTGAAGTCTCACATCGAGGGACCCACGGACGACCTCGTCTCTCTCCAGGGCGATCCTCTCCACACATCCCGAAGCAGAACCAACCTGAACACGCTCACTCATGGGGACAGAAGCAACCCACAGTACCACACAGAAGAGGTTCCCAAAACACACCTAAACCAACG ATCAGTGAGACGGGACAACGGTTCTCTACGAGACACGCCGGTGTCTGGAAGCCCCTCCCCGCGTCAAAGTTCCCCCCCAGACGAGGACTCGGATCCCGCTAAACAGCAGCCGCCCGGGGCCTACCTCCGGGACAACGTCTCTTTTCCCCGGAGGGAGACGGCAGCCAATGAGAACGCGTTAAAGAACAGAGCCCATCGCAGCCGACGAGGCGTTCTGGGAGGACCGATAGCGAACACGCCACAG GACCCACACAAGAGGAGACCCTCCACAAGGGCGGGGCTGCCACCGTCGGCGGGGGGGCGGGAGTCCGGGCCGTCGGAGCACCCCGGCCTCTCTAAGGGGTCGGCTCGACGGACCCCCCGGGGGGGGTCCCCACCTGACCCGGGGGAGTCCAGTGCTGCAGGGCTCCTCAGAGACCAACAGCAGAGACAGGGTCCCGCGGAGGGCCGGAGGAGCCCTGGTACACACGACGGCGTGCAGATCAGAAG ACCCAAGCCGTCCACCGATCTGACTATGGATAGCTCACAATCATCTGAGATGGTCTTGG ATGACTTTGACTACGATGAGGACTTCCAGGACGTGTCCCGGGTGTCTCTGTCCCAGATGGACCTGTCCCAGGTGTCCCTACAGCCTGGTAGCCTCCCTCAGCACAGCCACAAGAGCAGCCGCATGGACGTCCAGACAGCCACG GCGCTGAAAGAGGTTCTTCTTGGCTCGGGCTCGCGCTGCTTCAGCCCCGAGTGGAGGAACCAGGGCTTCGGCTTCTCCGAATCCCCTGACCTCAGATACGGGATAGTTCAGAGAAAG GGCGGGCCTTGCGGGGTGCTGGCCTCCGTCCAGGCCTGCGTTCTGCAGAAGCTGCTGTTTGACGATCCGAACCCGGCCAGTGAAGAGCTGGG CCGGCTGAGGCCCTCCGATGCCGTGCGACGCCGCTGCCTGGTGTTAGCCGTCTCCGAGATGCTGTGGAGGGCCGGGGAACACAAGACCGCCACGCTGGCCAT AACCTCAGGAAGAAGTCACTTTGTTCCATCGGGCCACTACAAATCCGAAGGATTACTTGAAAAG GTGACCTGCTTCACCGCTGATAACCTCAACGCCCTGCAGTGGCTGCTGGAGGAGCACATCCAGCAg TTCGAGTCCGGTTCCTTCGGGTGTCTCCTGTTCTGTGTCTCCGCCGTGCTCTCCCGATCGATCGCAAA GGTACGGGAAGATATGGACGTGTCCAGCAACACGCTGATAGGAGCCCACGGGTACTGCACACAG GAGCTGGTGAACCTGTTGCTGTGCGGCCAGGCCGCGTCCAACGTGTTCGACGGCCAGGTGCAGCTGGACTCCACCCTGCTGAAGGGGGTCACCCAGAGGTGCAGCATCGGCCTGCTGTCCCTGTTCGAGCACCACAACATCTGTCAG gtgggtAGCCACATGAAGACCCCCCTGTTCCCCATCTGGGTGGTGTGCAGCGAGAGCCACTTCAGCACCCTGTTCGGCCTGCAGAGGGAGCTAGCGACCAATCAGGACGGCCGCAGCCGCGGCCCCAGGGAGTTTGACCTCTACTATTACGACGGGCTGGCCAATCAGCAGCAGGAGATACGCCTCTCCGTGT cgtTGGGCTGGGCAGCGGCATTCCAGGAGGATAACGACCCGGAGCTCACTCCTCCGCTGGAGCAGTGCATCCGAACCAA atGGAAGGATGCCATTGTGCGTTGGAACGACACGGAACCTATTCTCtag